DNA from Suricata suricatta isolate VVHF042 unplaced genomic scaffold, meerkat_22Aug2017_6uvM2_HiC HiC_scaffold_169, whole genome shotgun sequence:
ccaccactgaaaGCCCAGCACCAAGGGTAAAATACACAAAGCCTGGCCTCTGGTCTAAGATcctgaggcagggagaagagcagGGAAGTACATACAAGCTCCTAATGGGGAGGAAGCCGTCAATAACGGGTTTATTTCCCAGTGGAAAGGCATGCAGACCATCCGATGGAATCCACATGACGCTAGAACCCCTGTTCGGCAAGGTCCCAAGATACAAGCTATGTGGAGGGAGCTGACCACCCCCCATGTGGCCCCCAGACCCTCCGCCAATTGTCACACCACTGCTTTGCTCCTCTGAAACGAGGCCAGGAATCCACCAATCCCATTCCAGTGTTTCCGTGTTGATTTCCCTGGTACAGAAAAAGCCTTCCATTTTGGTAGGAAGCCAACCTCGTGGCTGGTGAGGCCTCCTGGTGGGAGGGCACCTCTTCCAGAGAGTGGTTGTGTGTCGGGAGCTGCCGGAGAAGAGATGTGCCTTGCACCAGAAGAGCTGCTGGAAGAAGAGATATGTGCCTCGACCTTGCAAGATCAGCAGCCCGCAGAGCAGGGCTGCATTGTtactcccagctctgcagaactGTGTTATCACTCCCAACTCAGCAGAACTGCgtcatcactcccagctcagcagAGCTGCGTTATCGGtttcccaggctcagggcctgtaggctgggccttcctatcagtttcccagccactgtgctatgctgaatctgcagttttagtttctcccttgtccttgcccttgtttcttagcaactgacttacgtCAAGTTGCccgttttctgcctttaaaagacgtgtgtgttctctcaataaacgaggcttgatcagagacttgtcttgcctcgattctctgtgccccctgccccccagttctcactccctccctcaggacctgcgttgaccgaCCTGCGGGGCGGGTCAGTTGTGTACCTTAGACCGAGGAGCTGAAGAACTCGGGAAGTGAGGAACTCGGCAATCCTCGCCCCTGGAATCCATCCGAAGAAAACAGGCATTCATGCAAAGACTTGCCTTCAAGAATCCACTGAGTCACTACCCATAAGAGGGGAAAGCTCTTGACCACTACCCAGTACACGTTATGTGTCTACTGGataccattttttgaaaagtttgcaGGGAGTGGGAAAGCTAGTAcgctaaatgaaaaaaataaaggtcaggaAAGAAGGCTAAATTGGAAAACATGTATGATATATGTTGTTTTACGTTTAATGTGTACGTAGAACTAGGAATACATTCCAAAACGTCAGCAGTATTTAGTGCTAAATGGAGGTCCTGACTTTCCTCTTCCTAAATTGTCNNNNNNNNNNNNNNNNNNNNNNNNNNNNNNNNNNNNNNNNNNNNNNNNNNNNNNNNNNNNNNNNNNNNNNNNNNNNNNNNNNNNNNNNNNNNNNNNNNNNTGACATCCTCACAACCCCTGGAGTTGTATCCTTTCCGTGGAGCCTCTCCGGGCAAGGGCCATGTTGGGGTGGCTGGGGAGGGCGGTGGCAGCCCTGGGAGCAGACTGAGGTGGGGGGGCAGCATGGCGGGGCAGGGACAGTCATTGCCCGAGGGCCTGTAgggtgggcagaggtggggggggcgggggcaggggggggcgaGAGCGGGCGGCCCGGGGAAGAAGTGGTACTCTGAGCGATCCGGAGGCCTCGGGCACCGGGAAGTCTAGGAGCCAGTGGTGCCTTAACCAGGTCCCCCCGCCAGCGTTCTCAGTGTTCCTTTCCAGTCTCCCCTGGAGGCAGAGATGGCCCGAAGGTCCCTGAGCACACAAGTCCAACGCCTCCCAGGAGTGGCGCAGAAGGAGCTTTCCGTGAGAGGCAGCACCCTAGCCGTGTCAGTCCTGGAGGAGTATGCGCGGGAGGAGTGGGTGGAGGCCGAGGCGGCAGGTGCCATGGTCCCATCTCTGCCTTAGAGGGGTGTCGTGGGGGCACTGACACACGCGTTAGGTGTTAGGGGGGTGGCAGGTAGCCGGAGCCTCCACACCAGTTCTCACCTGTAACTGGAGGTCCCTTTCCCCTCACTTTTAGGAGGTGGATTGCTGAAGACCCCATTTCCTTCGAAATTTCCATCGAATCCTTACCTGAGCAGATTCCCATTGTGATCCGAAACATTCGTGCCATGAGGACCTGGCCTCGGCGAAGCTTAGGACTAGGAAAGTGGGCCGAGGCCTAACCTTGTGGTCATCACTGGGCAAGGCCCAGGGGGCTGACACGTGGAGTCATCACTGCTTTATCATCTGGGCCTTCAGTCTGCGGGTTCCCCCCTCTTGGTCCACTTCGTTTCTTTGGTGCTAACATGTTTGTTACTGCGAAACATGAAACCGAGCTACTATTTTTTGTCTGCATTTCTTTTCAGCCACGGCGCCTCTGGGTTATCTTGCCTTTGTTCTGGTGTCAGGAGGGAGGTTCTGGGACTCGTCGTCCAGCAGCCCAAGATTTTTGAGGACAATTTAGGAAGAGGAAAGTCAGGACCTCCATTTAGCACTAAATACTGCTGACGTTTTGGAATGTATTCCTAGTTCTACGTACACATTAAACGTAAAACAACATATATCATACATGTTTTCCAATTTAGCCTTCTTtcctgacctttatttttttcatttagcgTACTAGCTTTCCCACTCCCTNNNNNNNNNNNNNNNNNNNNNNNNNNNNNNNNNNNNNNNNNNNNNNNNNNNNNNNNNNNNNNNNNNNNNNNNNNNNNNNNNNNNNNNNNNNNNNNNNNNNCCCCGCCCCCAAGCATGCACCTGCGCAGGCGCCATTCGGGCACACGTGTGACCAGTCCGCCAACTGCGACTTGGGTCCCGGTGGTCGTGTCTGGGCAGTGGTCAGGTGCTTCCGGTCCAGGCCttgcccatctctctctgtggGTTCCCAGTGTGGCCCCAGGTGTGCGCGTTTGGGGGCCCGGCCTCAGGGGGGGATGCAGATCAGGGGCCACTCCCAGGCCCTGCCTGTCCTCAGCGAGCCCTCAGCCCGGATCCTAGAGGAGCTGGAATGGACCGGCCTTGCTCCCTCACCGTTTCTCGGTTCCAGGCGTCGGCAGTCCCCTTGTGCATGCCAGCCTGGGGGAGGGTATGACCAGCTGTGCGGCCACTGGCCAGGGCCTCCCGGGTTCCAGGATCCTGCACTGCATGACTCGGGGCTGTTGGCTGGGGGACCAAGGGGCCAAGCTCGACCTGAGGGTTGCTGCCCCCAGGAGCATCACCGCTGGGACTGCTCCCTGCTCCTTTGGCCCTCTGCTTCCCCTAGGAACAAAGTCTTCCGGGTCTCTGGGGGCCTGGAGGTGCCAGGGGCCCTCCACTGGGAGGTGACCCTGTGTCTGCCGGCCTGCTGGGTGCTGGTCAACTTCTGGGTCTGGAAGAGGATCAAGTCAACAGGAAAGGTAcagctggaggagggcagggacaaGGAGGGTGTTGGTGATGGCCGGGCAGGGGGCAGCATGGTTGGTGGGGAGACTGGGAGTCTGTGCTGGGGTCCGCCACTGCCAAAGGACAGGTGACCCGcccagagcctgagagggggcaGGTACTTGAATCCAGGCCACTCGATCCCCAACCCTGCCTGGGaagttcccctcccccccaaactcCATTCCAGCAGACTACTGTCCAATGGGCCAGGCCCGGGCGGCAGCCCGCTGAACTTGCCTGTGTCGGCCATCCCCGCCCCAGgttccctctcttcctggctcacATTCTGCTTTGCCAGCCAGCTGGGGAAAGGTCGGGGGGGAGACCTGGTCCTTAGTCGTCCCTTGCCTGCCCACCCTGTTCTGCTGAGCGTGGATGGGAGACAGAGGTCTTTGAGGTCACCTTGCCGTTGCCTCTCTGCCTCCGGCCGGCCCAGTCCACAGCCGACCACCCAGGACCTGCCTCTCTGCAGAGAAGCCCCGGCAGCTGGGGGCATGGGGACGAGGCACGGACCTGTGTATCTCTCCCTGCCCGGGGAAGGTCCTGCCTCCGCCCTCCCTCTCGGCTGAGCTGTCCTTCCACCGGGGGCCTGATGCCCCAGCTGAGCACCCAGCTTCCTTTGGgaagggcccaggctctgaggagTAGGAAGGGGGTGCTGCCGACTGGCCTCCCTCTTGCCCTTGGAGCACACCACACCGCAGTGCTGAGAGTGTGGCCTGCCTGCCCTCCAGCTGAGGCTGGGGGCCCCGAAGGGGGGAGGTGGGTGCCGCAGGGCCCCAACTGAGCtacttccccgccccccccccgcccgccagTTCGTGTACTTCACCGCTACATTCCCCTACGGGGTCCTCGAGTGCTGTTGGTGCGGAGGTGCTGCTGCCCGGAGCCCTGGACGGCATCATCTACTATCTCAAGCCTGAGTGGTCAAAGCTGAGGTCCCCTCATGTGAGGGGACGCTGGGCTGGACGGGCGAGGGGGTGGCCCGGGCCATCAGGGTCCctcacttcctcccttccctggcccATCCCAGGTATGGATACATGCCAGGgcccagattttttttcaaaacagtttTAGAATTTGGTAAATACAGTGTGATACTCGTTAAGAGAACAATGAGTACTTCCTAGTGGGTGCCTCAGATACATGTGACCCCTAACAATCTGCCATCATCAGCCTCTTATACCTTTCCAAGCCCTTAAGGACAAAGTTGGTGGCTACTAAAACACGAAAAGAGAAGGCTCTCCAAAGGCACATATAATGTGGTGGTGACTGCACTGGAGCCGTCTAAAGCTGGAAACAAATCTTCTGTACTGATTTTCCTTCTCCAGAACAATTTGGAAGTCCCGTTGATCCTTGAACACACAACATGGGGGTTGCGGTTGCCAACCCCCTGCACAACGGAAAACTGCatacaacttttgactccccccaaactgaACTACGAATTGCCTGATGTAAGTGAAAGCTTTCCTGACAACATAAACATTTGATTAACAGGTGTTTTGTGTGCTATGTGTATTATGTACCGAAttctttaattttacctttttaatgtttatttctttttcagagatggagagacagagtgcagcacgggaggggcagagagacagggagacacagaatccggagcaggctccaggcgctgagctgtcagcacagagcccaactcggggctggaacccacaaactgtgagatcgtgacccgagcccaagtcagactcttccggactgagccacccaggggcccctatactGTATTCttctcttaaatgtttgtttgcttttgagtggcgaggggcagaggatctgaagcagggtctgtgctgacagcagagagcccggtgcagggctccaactcatggagcgtgagatcatgacctgagccaaagtcagacgcttaaccagttgagcttcccaggcaccctgtacgatactgtattcttaaagtaagcCGTAGAGAAGGAAATGTTCTCCATAAAATCATAAGCACGAGAAAAAACACTTACGTTGCTATGATGTATTATTGAAAACATCACCGTACACGTGGAACCACGAAGTTCAAACNNNNNNNNNNNNNNNNNNNNNNNNNNNNNNNNNNNNNNNNNNNNNNNNNNNNNNNNNNNNNNNNNNNNNNNNNNNNNNNNNNNNNNNNNNNNNNNNNNNNAGGCGCAGGTGGCGGAGCAGGCGGCCCCGACGACGGCCGGGAGGGCCAGGGCGGCCGCCACGGCCTTGGGCGCCTCCTGGGACCAGGGCGCGGCCCGGGGCCAGCTGCAGATGCGTCCTCCACAACCAGAGGGTCGGACACCCGAGTACACATATTGTATCCTAGCCGGCCGGACAGCGGGGGAATGGGCGAGGGCGGAATGGGGGTTGGGGTGCCCGGGGCAGAGATCTGAGAGCAGGGTGGGTGCGGGGTGGCcggagagaggtggggggtgggaggaaggaagagcagGGGCCATAAGCAGGTTCCTGGGGGCGGCGGGCGGGCATGGGTCGGTAacaggggggtggaggggttgCGAGCGATGAGGGCCCGGATGGGTGGCCTCGTCGGGGCGGCTGAGGAGGGGGCCCAGGCACATAGTGGGTACGGCTGGTGCCTTAACCGAATCCACACACAGAGCCCTCTGCATGCCTTTTTCGTCCAAAACGGAGGCGGAGATCGCCAGTGCGTCCTTGGCCCCAGATCATACGATGCACGGAACCACTGTGGAGCAGGAGCTCAGCGTGTTAGGCAGCATCCTGCTCGTGTAAGTTCTGGAAGTGCCAGGGTTGAGGAGGCGGTAGGTGGTTGTTCCAGTGTCCACGGCGGGGAGTGGTCCCTGTGCTGGAGCCATGAGGGGGAGGGTACCGCAGACTGTAACCCCTGCGCCTGCAGGGTGTGCTCCTGTGGAGCAGAAGGGGTGTGGGGGGTTAGGTGCAGGGAGATGCCCTCAGTCTTCATCTTCACCTTCAGGGGGCACCCTTGGTGACCTGGAAGAGTGCAGGGGGCTAGGTGCAGGGAGGGGACCGCAGGCTCTAACACCCGTGCCTGCAGGGGGTGCTCCTAGCGAGCGAAGGGTGCGCTCCGTGGGACCTGGGGGGTgcagagcaaggaggggcaggagCCACCACCTCCAGCGTGATTGCCTTTTCCCCGTCTCTCAGCCACTGTAGAGCCGAGAACCCGAGTCTCCTCCGAGCTTCCATCGTCAACTTCCTCAACCAGCTTTCCGTGGTGATGGAGAACCTGGAGCTCCTCAGGTCCCCCACGGCCCGCTAAGTCTGGGCTGGAGAAAGGGGACTGAGATCTGTCCTCGTGTCCCCTGCCTGGGCAGTCCATACTTCTTGTTGCAGTGATTCCTCCAGTAACTGCCACCTGAAGTTGGGGGCCTGCTTAATCTTTGTGGGTACTCGCCCTCGGGCACCCAGGGTCCCCTTGTTTGGTTTGCCGTTTCAGTGTTTGCTACTGCAGAAAATAAAACGGAGCTTTGCTACCCCGTGTTCCTTCTCCATTGTAGCACCCCCAGATCGTCTTCCCTTTGTCCTCGGGGAGAGGGGCCGGGGCGAGGTTCTGGGACGCAGAAGTTCAAGTAGCAAAGGCAGTTTGGGAACTGGCAGAACCCACGTGCGTCCTGTCCGTCAGTGTCAGCAACTCTCAGCAAGTGGGAATACGCCCATAGTTTGCATGCCTCGCATAGTTCTTGATATTTTTCATCTAGAGACGGGGGCATTGCCTCTTTATAAACACTCTTCAAACACATTGAATGGGTGCACCAACGATGCCTTCTAAGATAATTGATGAACATTTAAGTTAGTTTCAAATTTTGCCTCATTCTAGATAATGAGTCCGTGAAACTCTCCCATATGACATGTTGCAGGAATACTTGCCTCCTTCC
Protein-coding regions in this window:
- the LOC115284717 gene encoding EKC/KEOPS complex subunit LAGE3-like, whose amino-acid sequence is MPFSSKTEAEIASASLAPDHTMHGTTVEQELSVLGSILLVHCRAENPSLLRASIVNFLNQLSVVMENLELLRSPTAR